The Flavobacterium johnsoniae genomic sequence GCAATCATATAATTAATTCAAAATATAAGTCAATTCGCGAGTATAAAAATAAAGATGTTATCAAGGTAGAATTTACTAATGGTTTATTGAATGTTAAATATTTAGAATAAAGAAATTAGTTTTTAATATTTAAAAACAAAATCCCAACTCCCTATAGAGTTGGGATTTTTGTTTTATAACATTAACCATTAATAATTAACGATTCATAATTCAACTAAATTTTACATTCCCACTTTCAGAATTCCCATGCTACAAATATGAAATTACCAACCAAAATTCTATAACAGAATCGCTTTACTTTTTGAGGAACTTTGACTTATCAGATTTTTAGAAATAATCTTTAAAAATTAAAGTCATGCCAGATCCAAGAATTAAGAATGAAAAGCAATATGAGGCGTTGGTGAAAAAAGGATACAGCAAAGAAAAATCGGCGCGTATAGCCAATACACCAGATGCAGGTGAGAAAGGCGGAAAAGCAAAACCTTATGAAGAATGGACAAAAGAAGAGCTTCAAAAACAAGCGAGTAAAGTCGGAATACAAGGAAGATCTTATATGAATAAAAAGAGTTTAATTGACTCTCTAAGAAATAATTAAAATTTGAAATGAATTATTAGTGTGATAAAAATTTAAATATCATGAATGCTGCGAGAAAAGAAATTTTAATGGATCAATTGATAAAGACGCCACATTTAGTAATAGAAAAACTAGATCTGGAGTATATAAATGATAATCAATTGACGATTGTAAGATGTCGCGAAGGAGAAAATTTCGTTTACAAAAAAAACGGAAAAAATGTAAAAAGCAAACATGAAATTAAACGTATTAATAGTTTAGTGCTTCCACCGGCTTGGGAAAATGTTCGAATCACATCCATAACAAACGGTCATTTACAAGCAGTTGGAACAGATTTAAAAAACAGAAAGCAATATCGCTATCACCCAAAATGGAATCTGATTCGAAATCAGACTAAGTTTTATAAAATAGCGGCATTTGGTGCAAAACTTCCATCGATTCGAAAACAAGTTGATCTTGATTTAGAGAAGAAAGAATGGTCGAAGGAAAAGGTAACGGCTTTAGTCATTCGATTGATGGAAGAAACGCACATTAGAATTGGAAATGAAAAATACGCCAAAGACAACAAATCGTACGGACTTTCTACTTTGAGAAAACGTCATATCAATATCAATAAAAATTCACTTCGATTTGAATTTGTCGGTAAAAAAGGCAAGCAGCATACAATAACTACCCGAAATAAAAAACTGATAAAATTAGTTAGCCGATGCGAGGAAATTCCAGGTTGGGAAGTTTTTAAATATTACGATAAAAACGGAGAAAAAAAGGTGTTGGACAGCCATATGGTAAATGAATACCTTCATAATATATCTGGGGAATATTTTAGTGCGAAAGATTTCAGAACGTGGGCAGCGTCAATTATTTTCTTCGAAAGTTTAATGGAAATGGGAATTGCATCTAGCGAGAAAGAAATTAAACAGAACGTTATAACTGCTTTTGATTTAACTGCTGAAGCGCTTGGAAACACTCGAAAAGTTTGCAAAGATTATTATGTTCATCCGCTTTTGATTTCTACTTACGAAGACGGTTCTATTGAGAAATATTTCGATATGGCAAAAAAGAGCCGAAGCACTAGAAAGTATTTTACAAAATCAGAAATAGCATTTTCAGAACTGATTCAGAATTATGAAATTAATCTAGAGTCAGAATGTTCATAAAAGAGTTAAAGCGTCTCTTTAAAAGCTTAAAAACACATACAGACAAAATCAAAAAATCAGTATTAACTAAAAAACTATTATTATGTTACGTTGGACAGTCACATTTATTATTCTAGCCATAGTGGCGGGAATATTTGGTTTTGGCGGAATTGCCGCTGGAGCCGCTAGTATAGCAAAAATTTTATTCTTTATATTTTTAGTCTTATTTGTTATTTCTCTAATCAGCGGAAGAACAAGAGTTTAATAAAAATATCAGTAAATAAAGCAAACAAAACGACACATTTATTTTGATGTGTCGTTTCTGGTTTCAATCTAAAAATAATAATAGTCATGGGAACAAAAAGCGGTGCTTATCAGGATGTATACGTCAAAAGAGACGATGCAATGGTAAGTTTGAAAAATGATGTTACAGATTTTTGCGAAAAATATATAAAACCAGTTCATCCTCAAAATTGGGATTGGTCGATACGAGATTTTGAAGATCCAAAAAATGATCCGACAGATGCAGAGGCAAGAGCTATTGCAAATGTCGTTTTTAAGGATTTAAATGATAGAAAACACACAGATGTTGATCTTTCTACTATGAATAATGTGCATGCGATAAAAGCTTATTTAGATCCGAAAAGCAAACACGAAGCTTTTAATATGGAAGAATTTGCTTTTGCTTTAAAGGTTGAATTAGAGCATGGTAAAATAAAAGATGTCAACGTGACCAATAATCATCCTTTTTTAACCGCCATGATTGCACTTGCGCACATGACAGAAAGTTTGACTTATTATAAAAGATTAAAAGTGATGGAAGCTGAAGGAGAAATATATGAGATTCTCAGAAAACTAGAGCATTCATCTCAAAAAGAAAAATGGCAGAAAGAATTGCACAAAGCAGAGTTGGAGCTTAAAGAAGCAAAAGCCGGATTGGCTGAGCGTTTGGAAAAAATGGACGATATTCCAGTATTGAAAATTATTGGAGATTAAGTTGAATTTTTAAACTCAAAAAAACCGTCCCGTTTTTAAACGGGACGGTTTTTTATTTTTACAATTTTTTTTAATTTAAAATTTTATAATCGGCGAGGATCATTTTCAGGGTATTCTTCATCGTCGTTATCTTCTTGAACATCATCTTCGATATAATCATTATCGTCGTCTATATCTTCTTCAATATATTCGTCTTCTTCCTCTTCTTCCTCTTCTTCCTCGTCATCATCTTCATCCTCATCTTCGTCAAGATCTTCTAGAACCTCTTCTGTTTCATTAAAATCATAATCGTCTTCTCCTGCATCTGAAGGATTGTCTAGTTCATCTCTTTCTTCTTCCAGTTCAACTTCATAAATATCGTCGTTGTTGTCTTCTAAATCTCTGTCGTTATGAAAGTCATCATTTAGATCATCCAAATCATCATCCGTAAGATCTTCATTTGGATTTGGGCGGTTCGGATTATGTCCATTTCTAACCATATAACCACGTTCTGCAATTTCTCTATTGTCATTATCAGGTTTGGTTGCATCGTCTTTAAGATCTTTTCCTAAGTTTCGATCAGAAGTAAAATGATCATTAATTTCTCTATAATGGCTGTTTTTTTTATCTATAGTGCTCATGACATCTTGTTTTTATGATTTGTATACTACAAAGCTAGTAACGATAGTGCAGGAACTTATTATAGAATTATAAAGTCTAATTGTATAATTAACAGATGTTTAGAATGCAATTTATATTCTAAATCATATAACCACTACCATTTTGTAGCTATTAATTTTATAATCTTATTAATCGCAAAAAATAAAACCATGAAAACTGCAGATAGTAAAAAAGAAACTACTTCAAAAAAAGAAACAACTCCAAGAGGAGTTACTAAACCAAAATCGAACGCTGCGTCTGGATTGACAGAATTGTTTGAAGATGGATTAAAAGATATTTATTGGGCAGAAAAAGCTTTGACAAAGGCATTGCCAACAATGGTGAAAAATGCTTCTTCGGTTGAATTAAAAGACGCAATCGATAATCATTTGACAGAAACAGAAGAGCAAATTGCCCGTTTAGAGCAAGTGTTTAAAATTATTGGGCAAAAACCTACTGCCAAAAAATGCGATGCTATGGAAGGTTTAATTGAAGAAGCAAAAGGAATGCTTGAAGAAACCGAAATAGGAGTGGTGCGTGATGCAGCAATTATTGCCGCAAGCCAGAAAATTGAGCATTACGAAATTGCAACTTATGGTACATTAAGACAATTTGCCGAAACTCTTGGTTTGCCAGAAGCAGCAACTTTGCTAGAACAAACACTAGATGAGGAAAAAGGCGCAGATAAAATACTGACAGAAGTCGCTGTAAACGCCATTAATCTCGAAGCCGCAGAAATCGAATAAAGTTTAAATACCACCAAAGTGCAGTTTTTTAAACTGCACTTTTTAATTAATAAATATATGCCCGAAGGTCCGTCTATAGTAATTTTAAAAGAAGAAGTAAAGCAATTTACTGGACAGAAAGTAATTTCTGCGTCTGGTACAAGCGCTATTGATTTTGCCCGAATAAAAGATAAAACTATTAATTCTTTTAAAACTTGGGGAAAACACTTTCTAGTTTGTTTTGATTCTTTTAGCATCAAAATCCAGTTGCTGATGTTTGGAACTTACAAAATCAATGAAAGAAAAGTAGCTAAACCAAGATTAAGTTTGATTTTTGAAGATGGCGAACTCAATTTTTATACTTGTTCTGTTAAGATTTTAGAAGGCGATATAAATAAACACTACGATTGGAGTGTTGATGTAATGAATGACAATTGGAATCCTAAAAAAGCGCAACAAACGC encodes the following:
- a CDS encoding DUF7218 family protein, with translation MPDPRIKNEKQYEALVKKGYSKEKSARIANTPDAGEKGGKAKPYEEWTKEELQKQASKVGIQGRSYMNKKSLIDSLRNN
- a CDS encoding DNA topoisomerase IB — protein: MNAARKEILMDQLIKTPHLVIEKLDLEYINDNQLTIVRCREGENFVYKKNGKNVKSKHEIKRINSLVLPPAWENVRITSITNGHLQAVGTDLKNRKQYRYHPKWNLIRNQTKFYKIAAFGAKLPSIRKQVDLDLEKKEWSKEKVTALVIRLMEETHIRIGNEKYAKDNKSYGLSTLRKRHININKNSLRFEFVGKKGKQHTITTRNKKLIKLVSRCEEIPGWEVFKYYDKNGEKKVLDSHMVNEYLHNISGEYFSAKDFRTWAASIIFFESLMEMGIASSEKEIKQNVITAFDLTAEALGNTRKVCKDYYVHPLLISTYEDGSIEKYFDMAKKSRSTRKYFTKSEIAFSELIQNYEINLESECS
- a CDS encoding DUF1328 domain-containing protein, which codes for MLRWTVTFIILAIVAGIFGFGGIAAGAASIAKILFFIFLVLFVISLISGRTRV
- a CDS encoding DUF5661 family protein codes for the protein MGTKSGAYQDVYVKRDDAMVSLKNDVTDFCEKYIKPVHPQNWDWSIRDFEDPKNDPTDAEARAIANVVFKDLNDRKHTDVDLSTMNNVHAIKAYLDPKSKHEAFNMEEFAFALKVELEHGKIKDVNVTNNHPFLTAMIALAHMTESLTYYKRLKVMEAEGEIYEILRKLEHSSQKEKWQKELHKAELELKEAKAGLAERLEKMDDIPVLKIIGD
- a CDS encoding ferritin-like domain-containing protein, which codes for MKTADSKKETTSKKETTPRGVTKPKSNAASGLTELFEDGLKDIYWAEKALTKALPTMVKNASSVELKDAIDNHLTETEEQIARLEQVFKIIGQKPTAKKCDAMEGLIEEAKGMLEETEIGVVRDAAIIAASQKIEHYEIATYGTLRQFAETLGLPEAATLLEQTLDEEKGADKILTEVAVNAINLEAAEIE
- a CDS encoding endonuclease, translated to MQFFKLHFLINKYMPEGPSIVILKEEVKQFTGQKVISASGTSAIDFARIKDKTINSFKTWGKHFLVCFDSFSIKIQLLMFGTYKINERKVAKPRLSLIFEDGELNFYTCSVKILEGDINKHYDWSVDVMNDNWNPKKAQQTLEELPNVMISDATLDQNIFAGVGNIIKNEVLYRCYVHPESIVGKIPPHEISQIIAECSTYSFEFLYWKKKAELKQHWEVYSKKKCHRCNLPIHCKKTGVRKRNSFFCTNCQQLYK